From Marinobacter alexandrii, one genomic window encodes:
- a CDS encoding HAMP domain-containing sensor histidine kinase, whose amino-acid sequence MSSSLKNTVLILTLAVLLPVAIFSAVEVASLNENEQMLEQVYREQLDGIIFSVNQYAADLFDFYIQQIDYQYQQEGFSSLSDPGAIKGNLAIEFIALSTPAIQTIDFNEQTELGSFNIDSAFSANELLIERLIRYKETDYIKQEVIGEIRNTNENIQISLIIIGKDTPCLVFIDPVAYIEDLLAPKIQQITTQAINTNVRDTITNRIVYQSKVEPTGIIQSGPLNKTPGYEINVSLYAQSVTDLISYRTKRNLITLSIVVFIILAGMVLIIRNLRKEIQLNKTKADFVANVSHEIRTPLALISMFNETLLMGRVKEDKKYEYYEIISKETSRLKNIVNKILSFSQIDANKKAYNFSKVSPDEIIKDVVNSYSYHLSEKGFTYDLNLNGNIEINADHEAFSEVLINLIDNAMKYSKEEKHIVLESKSDQTHYILDVSDKGVGIDKKNQKNIFDKFFRVEGGNVHNTKGTGLGLSLVAEIMKAHNAEISVESTLGEGSQFTLKFPII is encoded by the coding sequence ATGTCTTCATCGCTTAAGAATACCGTACTTATTTTAACTCTGGCTGTTCTGCTGCCAGTAGCGATTTTTTCGGCTGTAGAAGTAGCTTCTCTCAATGAAAATGAGCAGATGTTGGAACAAGTTTATCGAGAGCAACTGGATGGGATTATTTTTTCGGTCAATCAATACGCTGCTGATCTATTCGATTTTTACATTCAGCAAATAGATTATCAATATCAACAAGAAGGTTTTTCCTCTCTTTCCGACCCAGGAGCAATTAAGGGTAACCTTGCGATTGAATTCATTGCATTGTCTACACCAGCTATCCAAACCATAGATTTTAATGAACAAACGGAATTAGGATCCTTCAACATTGACAGTGCATTCAGTGCAAATGAGCTATTGATTGAACGACTCATCCGATACAAAGAGACTGACTATATCAAGCAAGAAGTCATTGGTGAGATTAGAAACACAAACGAAAATATTCAAATCAGTCTAATCATTATCGGTAAGGATACTCCGTGCCTTGTTTTCATAGACCCTGTAGCATACATAGAAGACCTACTCGCTCCAAAGATTCAACAGATTACCACCCAAGCCATCAATACCAATGTGAGAGACACCATAACAAACCGGATTGTGTATCAATCTAAGGTAGAACCTACCGGAATTATCCAAAGTGGTCCCTTGAATAAGACGCCTGGTTATGAAATAAATGTGAGTCTATATGCTCAGTCAGTTACAGACTTGATTTCTTATCGAACCAAAAGAAACCTAATTACACTTTCCATTGTAGTATTCATCATTCTGGCTGGTATGGTTCTTATCATTCGAAATCTTCGCAAGGAAATTCAACTAAACAAGACCAAAGCAGATTTTGTAGCTAATGTCTCACATGAAATAAGAACTCCCTTAGCATTGATAAGTATGTTCAATGAAACTCTTCTAATGGGACGAGTAAAAGAAGATAAGAAATATGAATATTATGAAATCATCTCTAAAGAAACCTCACGGTTAAAAAACATTGTGAATAAGATTCTTTCGTTCAGTCAGATTGATGCGAATAAAAAAGCTTACAATTTCAGTAAAGTCTCTCCAGACGAAATCATAAAAGATGTGGTGAATTCTTACTCCTATCATCTATCAGAAAAAGGATTTACATACGATTTAAACCTCAATGGAAACATTGAAATAAACGCTGATCATGAGGCTTTTTCTGAAGTATTGATTAACCTCATTGACAATGCAATGAAATACAGTAAAGAAGAAAAACATATAGTACTAGAATCTAAATCTGACCAAACACATTACATTCTTGATGTCTCAGATAAAGGCGTGGGAATTGACAAAAAAAATCAGAAAAACATATTTGACAAGTTTTTCCGTGTAGAAGGTGGCAATGTGCATAACACAAAGGGTACCGGTTTAGGATTATCCTTGGTAGCAGAAATCATGAAGGCTCATAATGCTGAGATTTCTGTTGAAAGCACACTAGGTGAAGGGAGTCAATTCACCTTAAAATTTCCAATCATATGA
- a CDS encoding sugar porter family MFS transporter: protein MKKQSLLLITLVSSLGGLLFGYDTGVINGTQFYFSKYFELDAAMKGWVVSSALVGCFVGALFSGLISKAYGRKNSLILSAILFSISAWGSGLPSFLPQSVPLLVFFRIIGGLGIGIASMNAPTYIAELSPASIRGKMVTYYQLAIVVGFFIVFLSTYAIGNSGDFEYNLNQGWRLMFWSELLPCLIFLFLLFVVPKSPRWLIMKGRDAEAKNILTQLHGADLAEKEFSHICLSIDKKDNPKFSVLLKKSFLPIVLIGTALSALQQLTGINAVLYYGADIFEKALGFGQEDVLKQQLLLAGVNLLCTFIAMGTVDKFGRKPLIYLGCIGMTIGFLMLGITLKTGHVGLVSLIGILVFIGSFALSMGPVVWVLLSEMFPNKIRSLAMSVAVAAQWGMNYLVSQSFPIVVESEINQGPFWNQSLPYFIFISFILATLLLTYKFIPETKGKSLEELESQWNVKS, encoded by the coding sequence ATGAAAAAGCAAAGTTTACTACTCATTACTCTTGTGTCATCTCTTGGTGGGCTCCTTTTTGGTTATGACACTGGGGTTATCAATGGAACTCAATTTTACTTCAGTAAATATTTTGAGTTGGATGCAGCAATGAAGGGATGGGTGGTCAGTAGTGCGCTAGTCGGTTGTTTTGTGGGTGCCTTATTTTCAGGTCTGATTAGTAAAGCTTACGGAAGGAAAAATTCTTTAATCTTGTCAGCAATCTTGTTTAGCATTTCAGCTTGGGGCTCTGGCTTGCCATCATTTTTACCACAGTCTGTCCCTTTGCTCGTATTTTTTAGGATTATAGGTGGGTTGGGAATAGGTATTGCTTCTATGAATGCACCTACTTACATAGCAGAATTATCTCCTGCGAGTATTAGAGGGAAGATGGTTACCTATTATCAGTTGGCCATCGTTGTGGGGTTTTTTATCGTATTCCTATCTACTTATGCTATTGGAAATTCTGGAGATTTCGAGTACAACCTTAATCAAGGTTGGAGACTCATGTTTTGGTCTGAATTGCTCCCATGCTTGATATTTCTTTTTCTACTGTTCGTAGTTCCTAAAAGCCCACGATGGCTTATTATGAAAGGAAGAGATGCGGAAGCTAAAAACATACTTACCCAGCTCCATGGAGCAGATTTGGCTGAAAAAGAATTCAGTCATATATGTCTTTCAATTGATAAAAAAGACAACCCTAAGTTTTCAGTACTCTTAAAGAAAAGTTTTTTACCTATTGTATTGATAGGAACAGCTTTATCAGCACTTCAACAGCTTACAGGGATCAACGCAGTGCTTTATTATGGAGCTGATATCTTCGAAAAGGCTCTTGGGTTTGGTCAGGAAGATGTGTTAAAGCAACAGTTATTGCTCGCGGGAGTAAATCTCCTTTGTACATTTATTGCAATGGGGACGGTAGATAAATTTGGCCGAAAACCGCTTATTTATTTAGGATGTATTGGTATGACGATCGGATTTCTGATGCTGGGTATTACACTCAAAACGGGCCATGTGGGATTGGTGTCTCTTATTGGTATTTTGGTATTCATAGGATCGTTTGCTTTGTCAATGGGGCCTGTAGTATGGGTTTTGCTTTCGGAAATGTTTCCCAATAAAATCAGAAGTCTTGCTATGTCTGTAGCAGTTGCTGCACAATGGGGGATGAACTATTTGGTTTCACAATCCTTTCCGATTGTCGTAGAAAGTGAAATTAACCAAGGTCCATTTTGGAATCAATCTTTGCCGTACTTCATTTTTATTTCATTTATTCTAGCTACTCTGCTATTGACTTATAAGTTCATTCCGGAGACCAAAGGAAAATCACTTGAGGAATTAGAATCACAGTGGAATGTGAAGAGCTAG
- a CDS encoding response regulator transcription factor, translated as MSKHILVVDDESNMRRGLKDNFEFEGYEVTEAIDGSDALNILQDLSPDLIILDVMMPKLSGFEVCKQLRKQGNNTPIILLTAKGEEIDKVLGLEMGADDYVQKPFSIRELIARVNAILRRSQSNNKIEESIDFGLLKVDFKKYTATRNGNEEKLSHKEFEILQYLHEHEGEIVDRHELLKNVWGYHEQPTTRTVDNFIVKLRQKIEKDPANPHHIITVHGAGYKLIL; from the coding sequence ATGAGTAAGCACATTTTAGTTGTTGATGATGAAAGCAACATGCGTCGTGGACTTAAGGATAACTTTGAATTTGAAGGATATGAGGTAACAGAAGCGATAGATGGATCGGACGCACTCAATATTTTGCAAGATCTATCTCCAGATTTAATTATCCTGGATGTAATGATGCCTAAACTGAGTGGCTTTGAAGTTTGTAAACAATTACGAAAGCAAGGAAACAACACTCCTATCATTTTGCTTACGGCCAAGGGTGAAGAAATTGACAAAGTTCTGGGACTAGAAATGGGAGCAGATGATTATGTACAAAAACCTTTTTCTATTCGGGAGTTGATCGCTAGAGTCAATGCCATACTTCGGAGGAGTCAGTCGAACAATAAAATTGAAGAATCAATTGATTTTGGGTTACTAAAAGTTGATTTCAAAAAGTACACTGCAACTCGAAATGGAAACGAAGAAAAGCTATCGCATAAAGAGTTTGAAATACTACAATACCTACATGAACATGAAGGAGAAATAGTCGATCGTCATGAGCTCTTAAAAAATGTATGGGGCTATCATGAGCAACCTACTACGCGAACAGTAGATAACTTTATAGTTAAGCTTAGACAGAAAATAGAGAAAGATCCAGCCAATCCTCATCATATTATAACAGTGCATGGCGCTGGATACAAGCTCATTTTATGA
- a CDS encoding beta galactosidase jelly roll domain-containing protein, whose protein sequence is MKLLKISILFFFSFNLTGQKTKILNLAGEWKFTIGDREEYVDVDYDDSSWESIKVPSPWENEGFANYNGFAWYRYSFDGKDLKGFTNLLINLGYIDDVHEAYLNERLIGFKGSFPPEFYTAYNALNEYALPESAINRNGENVIAIKVYDLVQEGGIAKGNIGIYLDAKLGRDFHSLEGVWRFTTNQDLDWEKRSYDDQDWENIIVPSYWRSKHIKRSKGYGWYRKEFKIPEDLKDRDLYLVMGKIDDFDYTYVNGEIIGRTKDFLPFGESTSYDEFRIYKISKELLNPRGTNIIAVQVEDIGIDAGIYSGPIGLTANVSSKRNYGR, encoded by the coding sequence ATGAAATTGCTTAAAATCAGTATACTGTTTTTTTTCTCGTTCAATCTAACTGGTCAAAAAACGAAAATCCTCAACCTTGCTGGAGAATGGAAATTTACCATTGGTGATCGAGAGGAGTATGTTGATGTCGACTATGACGATAGTAGCTGGGAGTCCATCAAAGTTCCATCTCCGTGGGAAAATGAAGGGTTTGCCAATTATAATGGGTTTGCTTGGTATCGATATTCTTTTGATGGAAAGGACCTCAAAGGTTTCACCAATCTTCTTATCAACCTTGGATATATTGATGATGTGCATGAAGCTTATCTCAATGAAAGACTCATTGGATTCAAAGGCTCATTTCCACCTGAATTTTATACTGCTTACAATGCGCTTAATGAGTATGCACTACCAGAATCAGCTATCAACAGGAATGGGGAAAATGTAATTGCCATCAAAGTTTATGATTTGGTCCAAGAAGGGGGCATAGCAAAAGGAAATATCGGGATCTATCTAGATGCCAAATTGGGAAGAGACTTCCATTCACTCGAAGGGGTGTGGAGATTTACAACAAATCAAGATTTAGACTGGGAAAAACGAAGTTATGATGATCAGGATTGGGAAAATATTATTGTTCCTAGTTACTGGAGGAGTAAACACATCAAGCGTTCCAAGGGTTATGGATGGTATCGTAAAGAGTTCAAAATTCCAGAAGACTTAAAAGACAGAGACCTATATCTCGTAATGGGAAAAATTGATGATTTCGATTACACCTATGTAAATGGTGAAATCATTGGGCGGACCAAAGACTTTCTCCCTTTTGGTGAAAGTACCAGTTATGATGAGTTTAGAATCTATAAAATTTCCAAAGAATTGCTGAATCCAAGAGGCACCAACATTATTGCAGTTCAGGTAGAGGATATTGGCATAGATGCAGGCATCTACAGCGGACCTATTGGTTTAACTGCAAATGTTAGCTCAAAAAGAAACTATGGACGATAG
- a CDS encoding retropepsin-like aspartic protease, which translates to MKVMITSLLLILSFSILGQEVGYVKMQSYKKPIVKAEINGKKGYFLIDTGSDISIINYAHLKKYKLEASKVYGDHKRAMSFNGEKTAAMRVRNVEVVLGDRFDHKLFYSLNLTEVIRSIEAKTNIKINGIIGTDLLAKYNCMIDYSQRRIILVDSRSKHKFATR; encoded by the coding sequence ATGAAAGTCATGATCACATCTCTCCTTCTCATCTTATCATTTTCTATCTTAGGTCAAGAAGTAGGATACGTGAAAATGCAGAGTTACAAAAAACCTATCGTAAAGGCCGAAATCAATGGTAAAAAAGGATATTTCCTCATTGATACAGGATCAGATATTTCTATCATCAATTATGCTCATTTAAAAAAATACAAACTTGAGGCGTCTAAAGTATATGGCGATCATAAACGAGCGATGAGTTTCAATGGTGAAAAAACTGCTGCGATGAGAGTAAGGAATGTAGAAGTTGTATTGGGAGATCGATTTGATCACAAACTATTTTATAGTCTAAATTTAACAGAGGTGATTCGGTCAATAGAAGCGAAAACAAATATCAAGATAAATGGAATAATAGGGACAGACTTACTCGCTAAGTACAACTGTATGATCGACTATAGTCAAAGGCGTATTATCTTGGTGGATAGCAGAAGTAAACACAAATTTGCTACTCGATGA